Proteins from a genomic interval of Equus quagga isolate Etosha38 chromosome 11, UCLA_HA_Equagga_1.0, whole genome shotgun sequence:
- the MYADML2 gene encoding myeloid-associated differentiation marker-like protein 2: MGSTMEPPGGGYLHLGAVTSPVGTARVLQLAFGCTTFSLVAHRGGFAGVQGTFCMAAWGFCFALSGLVVACEFTWLHSCLRFSWGNFTAAFAMLATLLSATAAVIYPLYFTRLECPPEPEGCAVRDFRLAASVFAGLLFLAYAAEVALTRARPGQVASYMATVSGLLKIVQAFVACIIFGALVHDSRYGRYVATQWCVAVYSLCFLATVAIVALSVMGYTGGLGCPFDRLVVVYTFLAVLLYLSAAVIWPVFCFDPKYGEPRRPPNCPRGSCPWDSQLVVATFTYVNLLLYIADLAYSQRIRFVPTL; the protein is encoded by the coding sequence ATGGGCAGCACCATGGAGCCCCCCGGGGGCGGGTACCTGCACCTGGGTGCTGTGACATCCCCGGTGGGCACAGCCCGCGTGCTGCAGCTAGCCTTCGGCTGTACCACCTTCAGCCTGGTGGCCCACCGGGGCGGCTTCGCGGGCGTCCAGGGCACCTTCTGCATGGCCGCCTGGGGCTTCTGCTTCGCTCTCTCAGGCCTGGTGGTGGCCTGCGAGTTCACCTGGCTCCACAGCTGCCTGCGCTTCTCCTGGGGCAACTTCACAGCGGCCTTTGCCATGCTGGCCACACTGCTGTCTGCCACGGCTGCTGTCATCTACCCACTCTACTTCACCCGGCTGGAGTGCCCACCTGAGCCCGAGGGCTGCGCAGTCAGGGACTTCCGCCTGGCCGCCAGCGTCTTCGCCGGACTCCTCTTCCTGGCCTACGCTGCGGAGGTGGCCCTGACCCGGGCCCGCCCGGGCCAGGTGGCCAGCTACATGGCCACGGTGTCAGGACTCCTCAAGATCGTCCAGGCCTTCGTGGCCTGCATCATCTTTGGGGCACTGGTCCACGACAGCCGATATGGGCGCTACGTGGCCACCCAGTGGTGCGTGGCCGTCTACAGCCTGTGCTTCCTGGCTACTGTGGCCATCGTGGCCCTGAGCGTGATGGGCTACACCGGGGGCCTGGGCTGCCCCTTCGACCGTCTGGTGGTTGTGTACACCTTCCTGGCTGTGCTGCTCTACCTCAGTGCCGCCGTCATCTGGCCCGTCTTCTGTTTTGATCCCAAGTACGGCGAGCCCAGGCGGCCCCCCAACTGCCCTAGGGGCAGCTGCCCTTGGGACAGCCAGCTGGTGGTGGCCACCTTCACCTACGTCAACCTGCTTCTCTACATTGCCGACCTCGCCTACTCCCAGAGGATCCGCTTCGTGCCCACCCTGTAG